A single genomic interval of Salvelinus fontinalis isolate EN_2023a unplaced genomic scaffold, ASM2944872v1 scaffold_0285, whole genome shotgun sequence harbors:
- the LOC129845368 gene encoding neurotrophin receptor-interacting factor homolog isoform X1: protein MSDTVAFHAQLASIIEVLANAAVAEICKLVDDGHAALRLEISHSQKEIDNLRRKLLLTKFQHSRRSAEKLGVLRRTVHRRVDTDKFTRARESFVEKPTDRLGYLQNCFADSEGSNFTQNVANWRDSERTATDRDWGMQMADMQVAPLIKMENHGTSRTEEIVQLVSESSEKIIVAEPGSSSSTETTDPLDQQGNRHRAPDTSLNIEPENQTFQHPASQYNRARQDHQVAEGVTWETDHQPIEYSLSQWTENQETDNPTVNAPHNAGPDSKRLSGHPERRGVSGNSGVCMSASGSLDWLPDVVMVDSVPIKVEADMSSEWSITGQEATSGEVCSDGRQLVDNRGRGGMESGQTKCPPDTQHAEQGTTVGSRSKMSDFNGLSTRNRFSSPRVTLHQVPQRGKPAHSPNFNRGSTSSPKGIEKQPQQLTSHSPKRQLRCSLCGKPFHQPAHLRSHMRVHTGEKPYGCSHCTKRFSHSHQLKMHERVHTGEKPFHCVYCGKSFTQSGNMKKHLLVHTGGRPQDIGLP from the exons ATGTCCGATACTGTAGCCTTTCATGCTCAGCTAGCCTCCATCATTGAGGTTTTGGCGAATGCAGCCGTTGCCGAAATCTGCAAACTTGTAGATGACGGCCATGCTGCCTTACGGTTGGAAATTTCCCATAGTCAGAAAGAAATCGACAACCTGCGGAGGAAGCTGCTTTTGACAAAATTCCAGCATTCTCGACGGAGTGCAGAGAAATTGGGAGTCCTGCGACGCACAGTTCACCGACGCGTGGACACCGATAAATTTACCCGGGCAAGAGAGAGCTTCGTAGAAAAGCCAACAGACAGACTTGGATATT TGCAGAATTGTTTTGCCGACAGTGAAGGGAGCAACTTTACGCAGAATGTAGCCAACTGGAGAGACTCAGAACGCACAGCAACAGACCGGGATTGGGGCATGCAG ATGGCGGATATGCAAGTGGCACCTCTTATCAAAATGGAGAACCATGGCACCAGTAGAACAGAAG AGATTGTCCAACTGGTCAGTGAGAGCAGTGAGAAGATCATTGTGGCAGAACCAGGTTCTTCGTCGTCTACTGAAACTACAGACCCTCTGGACCAGCAGGGCAACAGACACAGAGCTCCAGACACCTCACTCAATATAGAACCTGAAAACCAGACCTTCCAGCATCCAGCGTCACAATACAACAGAGCAAGACAGGACCATCAGGTTGCTGAGGGTGTGACCTGGGAAACTGACCATCAACCCATAGAATACAGCCTGTCTCAATGGACAGAGAACCAAGAGACTGACAACCCAACTGTGAATGCTCCTCACAATGCAGGGCCAGACTCCAAGAGGCTGTCTGGAcatccagagaggagaggggtgtctgGTAACTCTGGGGTCTGCATGTCTGCTTCAGGCTCTCTGGACTGGCTGCCTGATGTGGTGATGGTAGACTCAGTTCCCATTAAAGTAGAGGCAGATATGAGTTCAGAATGGAGCATAACTGGCCAAGAGGCGACATCTGGAGAGGTCTGTTCAGACGGCAGGCAGCTTGTGGAcaacagaggaagagggggaatgGAGTCTGGACAGACAAAGTGTCCCCCTGACACTCAACATGCAGAACAAGGGACAACTGTAGGATCAAGGTCCAAGATGTCAGATTTCAATGGACTGTCCACCCGAAACAGATTTTCATCCCCAAGGGTTACTCTCCACCAAGTTCCCCAAAGAGGGAAGCCAGCCCACTCCCCGAATTTCAACAGAGGCTCCACTTCTTCACCAAAAGGCATAGAAAAGCAGCCGCAACAGCTAACGTCTCACTCGCCCAAGAGGCAGCTCCGGTGCAGCCTCTGTGGAAAGCCCTTCCACCAGCCGGCTCACCTGCGGAGTCACATGCGGGTCCATACGGGGGAGAAACCGTACGGCTGCAGCCACTGCACCAAGCGCTTCTCCCACAGCCACCAGCTGAAGATGCATGAGAGGGTGCACACCGGAGAGaaaccatttcactgtgtctactGCGGGAAGTCCTTCACCCAGTCCGGCAACATGAAGAAGCACCTCCTCGTCCACACTGGTGGCAGGCCACAGGACATTGGGCTGCCCTGA
- the LOC129845368 gene encoding B-cell CLL/lymphoma 6 member B protein-like isoform X2 gives MQMADMQVAPLIKMENHGTSRTEEIVQLVSESSEKIIVAEPGSSSSTETTDPLDQQGNRHRAPDTSLNIEPENQTFQHPASQYNRARQDHQVAEGVTWETDHQPIEYSLSQWTENQETDNPTVNAPHNAGPDSKRLSGHPERRGVSGNSGVCMSASGSLDWLPDVVMVDSVPIKVEADMSSEWSITGQEATSGEVCSDGRQLVDNRGRGGMESGQTKCPPDTQHAEQGTTVGSRSKMSDFNGLSTRNRFSSPRVTLHQVPQRGKPAHSPNFNRGSTSSPKGIEKQPQQLTSHSPKRQLRCSLCGKPFHQPAHLRSHMRVHTGEKPYGCSHCTKRFSHSHQLKMHERVHTGEKPFHCVYCGKSFTQSGNMKKHLLVHTGGRPQDIGLP, from the exons ATGCAG ATGGCGGATATGCAAGTGGCACCTCTTATCAAAATGGAGAACCATGGCACCAGTAGAACAGAAG AGATTGTCCAACTGGTCAGTGAGAGCAGTGAGAAGATCATTGTGGCAGAACCAGGTTCTTCGTCGTCTACTGAAACTACAGACCCTCTGGACCAGCAGGGCAACAGACACAGAGCTCCAGACACCTCACTCAATATAGAACCTGAAAACCAGACCTTCCAGCATCCAGCGTCACAATACAACAGAGCAAGACAGGACCATCAGGTTGCTGAGGGTGTGACCTGGGAAACTGACCATCAACCCATAGAATACAGCCTGTCTCAATGGACAGAGAACCAAGAGACTGACAACCCAACTGTGAATGCTCCTCACAATGCAGGGCCAGACTCCAAGAGGCTGTCTGGAcatccagagaggagaggggtgtctgGTAACTCTGGGGTCTGCATGTCTGCTTCAGGCTCTCTGGACTGGCTGCCTGATGTGGTGATGGTAGACTCAGTTCCCATTAAAGTAGAGGCAGATATGAGTTCAGAATGGAGCATAACTGGCCAAGAGGCGACATCTGGAGAGGTCTGTTCAGACGGCAGGCAGCTTGTGGAcaacagaggaagagggggaatgGAGTCTGGACAGACAAAGTGTCCCCCTGACACTCAACATGCAGAACAAGGGACAACTGTAGGATCAAGGTCCAAGATGTCAGATTTCAATGGACTGTCCACCCGAAACAGATTTTCATCCCCAAGGGTTACTCTCCACCAAGTTCCCCAAAGAGGGAAGCCAGCCCACTCCCCGAATTTCAACAGAGGCTCCACTTCTTCACCAAAAGGCATAGAAAAGCAGCCGCAACAGCTAACGTCTCACTCGCCCAAGAGGCAGCTCCGGTGCAGCCTCTGTGGAAAGCCCTTCCACCAGCCGGCTCACCTGCGGAGTCACATGCGGGTCCATACGGGGGAGAAACCGTACGGCTGCAGCCACTGCACCAAGCGCTTCTCCCACAGCCACCAGCTGAAGATGCATGAGAGGGTGCACACCGGAGAGaaaccatttcactgtgtctactGCGGGAAGTCCTTCACCCAGTCCGGCAACATGAAGAAGCACCTCCTCGTCCACACTGGTGGCAGGCCACAGGACATTGGGCTGCCCTGA